The Sedimentisphaera salicampi genome includes a region encoding these proteins:
- the thyX gene encoding FAD-dependent thymidylate synthase — protein sequence MEISLLAITPNSQKIIEEAGRTCYLSFDKMGADSSEDFIRKIVRAGHESVLEHASATFRIKGCSRAMTHQLVRHRIMSFSQQSQRYVDEDAFDYVVPESLPEEYIEDFRSDMETINAMYAKWRERGLRKEDARFVLPNACCSEIVVSGNFRQWRHVIQLRISPKAQWEIRQAASHILNTLSKEAPACFCDLQAELKNN from the coding sequence TTGGAAATATCATTGCTTGCAATAACTCCAAACTCCCAGAAGATTATAGAAGAGGCGGGCAGAACCTGCTATCTCAGCTTTGACAAGATGGGAGCGGATTCATCGGAAGATTTTATTAGAAAGATTGTCCGTGCCGGACATGAGAGCGTTTTGGAACACGCCTCGGCCACATTCCGCATAAAGGGCTGTTCGCGGGCGATGACCCACCAGCTCGTAAGGCACAGGATTATGTCTTTCTCGCAGCAGTCTCAGAGATATGTAGATGAAGATGCCTTTGATTACGTTGTCCCTGAAAGCCTGCCGGAGGAGTATATCGAAGATTTCCGCAGCGATATGGAAACCATAAACGCGATGTACGCCAAATGGCGAGAGCGGGGCCTCAGGAAAGAGGATGCCAGGTTCGTATTGCCGAATGCGTGCTGCTCTGAGATTGTGGTTTCCGGCAATTTCAGGCAGTGGAGGCATGTTATCCAGCTCCGAATAAGCCCGAAGGCTCAATGGGAGATCAGACAGGCCGCTTCGCATATACTAAATACGCTCAGCAAAGAAGCCCCCGCATGCTTTTGCGACCTGCAGGCAGAACTGAAAAATAATTGA
- a CDS encoding YgiQ family radical SAM protein, with amino-acid sequence MKTQSVYKRKNFLPVSRKDLIERGWDQPDIIVVTGDAYVDHPSFGAAVIGRWLESLGFKVAVLSQPGWKSAEDFKAIGRPRLFWAITSGSIDSRLNNYTSFGHKRKNDVYSPAGKTGRRPDKPVLTYCARAREAYKDAAIVIGGLEASLRRMVHYDYVEDKIKKSILTDAKADILVHGMGELAVGEIAEKINAGCSKEELAGIQGTAYNLKKNVPYPEKFFELPSYEQILSDSSLFMQAHLEYQKRCCPDGDAVVQDQGAGKIAIMPPSRPLSEAEMDRLYSLPFTRQTHPDFRKEGEVPALEPVKFSLTTHRGCFGGCSFCSIYFHQGKQISSRSQNSIIKELEELSKRKDFKGTVQDIGGPTANMYAMKCLKKTPCSRQSCIYPNICKHLDHSHDKLISLMKSIVKWKKAVKGRNAFVASGVRYDLAVKSDEYIRLLCREFVGGHLKVAPEHFSNNTLKYMGKPKFGLFEKFENKFNEESRKAGREQYLVPYFISSHPGCTNQDAEELTEYLVSKNIMPRQVQDFTPSPLSLSTAMYVSGVDKNFNQIYTARGISAKKIQFALLRYYEPKNFSLLSKHLSKKQKFRLLEQIRKKVNYQKKRKR; translated from the coding sequence ATCAAAACACAATCAGTTTACAAAAGAAAAAATTTTCTTCCGGTAAGCAGGAAGGATTTGATAGAAAGAGGCTGGGATCAGCCGGATATAATCGTCGTTACAGGCGATGCATACGTAGATCATCCATCCTTCGGAGCAGCCGTAATAGGCAGATGGCTCGAGAGCCTTGGTTTTAAGGTTGCTGTCTTATCGCAGCCCGGATGGAAAAGCGCAGAAGACTTCAAGGCTATAGGCAGGCCCCGCCTTTTCTGGGCAATTACTTCTGGCTCTATAGACAGCAGACTCAATAATTACACCTCTTTCGGGCACAAACGAAAGAACGATGTTTATTCCCCTGCAGGTAAGACCGGCCGGCGGCCTGACAAACCCGTCCTCACCTATTGCGCACGAGCCAGAGAGGCCTATAAAGATGCTGCAATTGTGATTGGCGGGCTCGAGGCCTCGCTCAGGCGGATGGTTCATTACGATTATGTGGAAGACAAAATCAAAAAAAGCATCCTCACCGATGCCAAGGCGGATATACTTGTGCACGGCATGGGAGAGCTTGCCGTGGGCGAGATTGCAGAAAAAATCAATGCAGGCTGCTCGAAAGAAGAGCTCGCAGGCATTCAAGGCACAGCATACAATCTGAAAAAAAACGTTCCTTACCCCGAAAAGTTTTTTGAGCTACCATCTTATGAACAGATTCTATCGGACAGCAGTCTTTTTATGCAGGCTCATCTGGAATACCAGAAACGCTGCTGCCCGGATGGGGATGCTGTTGTTCAGGATCAGGGAGCTGGGAAGATAGCAATTATGCCGCCTTCGAGACCGCTCAGCGAGGCTGAGATGGACAGGCTCTACTCGCTTCCCTTTACTAGGCAAACCCACCCTGATTTCAGAAAAGAAGGTGAGGTACCCGCGCTGGAGCCGGTGAAATTTTCGCTTACAACCCACAGAGGCTGCTTTGGGGGCTGTTCATTCTGCTCGATTTACTTTCATCAGGGCAAGCAGATTTCATCTAGATCTCAAAACAGCATCATCAAAGAGCTTGAAGAGCTATCAAAACGCAAAGACTTCAAAGGCACTGTTCAGGATATCGGCGGGCCAACAGCAAATATGTATGCTATGAAATGCCTCAAGAAAACCCCTTGCAGCAGGCAGAGCTGCATATATCCAAATATCTGCAAACATCTCGATCACAGCCATGACAAACTCATCTCGCTGATGAAGTCTATCGTAAAATGGAAGAAAGCCGTAAAGGGGAGAAACGCCTTTGTCGCCTCCGGTGTGCGGTACGATCTGGCAGTAAAATCAGATGAGTACATACGCCTTCTGTGCAGGGAATTTGTAGGCGGGCATCTCAAGGTGGCTCCGGAGCATTTTTCAAACAACACCCTGAAATATATGGGCAAGCCTAAATTCGGCCTGTTTGAAAAGTTTGAGAATAAATTCAATGAAGAGAGCAGAAAAGCAGGCAGAGAACAGTATCTTGTGCCGTATTTTATCAGCTCTCATCCGGGCTGCACCAATCAGGACGCTGAGGAGCTCACTGAATACCTCGTTTCAAAGAATATTATGCCGAGGCAGGTGCAGGATTTCACCCCCTCCCCGCTTTCGCTTTCTACTGCCATGTATGTTTCTGGAGTGGATAAAAATTTCAACCAAATATACACAGCCAGAGGAATCTCTGCCAAGAAGATTCAGTTTGCCCTTCTGAGATACTATGAACCGAAAAATTTCAGCCTCCTTTCAAAACACCTTTCCAAGAAGCAGAAATTCAGGCTTTTAGAGCAAATTAGAAAAAAAGTGAATTATCAAAAGAAAAGGAAACGATAA